From Camelus dromedarius isolate mCamDro1 chromosome X, mCamDro1.pat, whole genome shotgun sequence, one genomic window encodes:
- the RBMX gene encoding RNA-binding motif protein, X chromosome isoform X1 has product MVEADRPGKLFIGGLNTETNEKALEAVFGKYGRIVEVLLMKDRETNKSRGFAFVTFESPADAKDAARDMNGKSLDGKAIKVEQATKPSFESGRRGPPPPPRSRGPPRGLRGGRGGSGGTRGPPSRGGHMDDGGYSMNFNMSSSRGPLPVKRGPPPRSGGPPPKRSAPSGPVRSSSGMGGRAPVSRGRDSYGGPPRREPLPSRRDVYLSPRDDGYSTKDSYFCFCSYSSRDYPSSRDTRDYAPPPRDYTYRDYGHSSSRDDYPSRGYSDRDGYGRDRDYSDHPSGGSYRDSYESYGNSRSAPPTRGPPPSYGGSSRYDDYSSSRDGYGGSRDSYSSSRSDLYSSGRDRVGRQERGLPPSMERGYPPPRDSYSSSSRGAPRGGGRGGSRSDRGGGRSRY; this is encoded by the exons ATGGTTGAAGCAGATCGCCCAGGGAAGCTCTTCATCGGTGGCCTCAATACAGAAACAAATGAGAAGGCCCTTGAAGCAGTATTTGGCAAATATGGACGAATAGTGGAAG TTCTCTTGATGAAAGATCGTGAAACCAACAAATCCAGAGGATTTGCTTTCGTCACCTTTGAAAGCCCAGCAGATGCTAAGGATGCAGCCAGAGACATGAATGGAAAG TCCTTAGATGGAAAAGCCATCAAAGTTGAACAAGCCACTAAACCGTCGTTTGAAAGTGGTAGACGTGGACCACCTCCACCTCCAAGAAGCAGAGGCCCTCCAAGAGGCCTTAgaggtggaagaggaggaagtggaggaacCAGGGGACCTCCTTCACGTGGAGGACACATGG ATGATGGTGGCTATTCCATGAATTTTAACATGAGTTCTTCCAGGGGACCACTCCCAGTAAAAAGAGGACCACCACCACGAAGTGGGGGTCCTCCTCCTAAACGATCTGCCCCTTCAGGACCAGTTCGCAGCAGCAGTGGAATGGGTGGAAGAG ctcCTGTATCACGTGGAAGAGATAGTTATGGAGGCCCGCCTCGAAGGGAACCCTTACCCTCTCGTAGAGATGTTTATTTGTCCCCAAGAGATGATGGATATTCTACTAAAGACAG TTACTTTTGTTTCTGTAGCTATTCAAGTAGAGATTACCCAAGTTCTCGAGATACAAGAGATTATGCACCACCGCCAAGAGATTACACTTACCGTGATTATGGTCATTCCAGTTCACGTGATGACTATCCATCAAGAGGCTATAG TGATAGAGATGGCTATGGTCGTGATCGAGACTATTCAGATCATCCAAGTGGAGGTTCCTACAGAGATTCATATGAGAGTTATG GTAACTCACGTAGTGCTCCACCTACACGAGGGCCCCCGCCATCTTATGGTGGAAGCAGTCGCTATGATGATTACAGCAGCTCACGTGACGGATATGGTGGAAGTCGAGACAGTTACTCAAGCAGCCGAAGTGATCTCTACTCAAGTGGTCGTGATCGGGTTGGCAGACAAGAAAGAGGGCTTCCCCCTTCTATGGAAAGGGGGTACCCTCCTCCACGTGATTCCTACAGCAGTTCAAGCCGCGGAGCACCAAGAGGTGGTGGCCGTGGAGGAAGCCGATCTGATAGAGGGGGAGGCAGAAgcagatattaa
- the RBMX gene encoding RNA-binding motif protein, X chromosome isoform X2, giving the protein MVEADRPGKLFIGGLNTETNEKALEAVFGKYGRIVEVLLMKDRETNKSRGFAFVTFESPADAKDAARDMNGKSLDGKAIKVEQATKPSFESGRRGPPPPPRSRGPPRGLRGGRGGSGGTRGPPSRGGHMDDGGYSMNFNMSSSRGPLPVKRGPPPRSGGPPPKRSAPSGPVRSSSGMGGRAPVSRGRDSYGGPPRREPLPSRRDVYLSPRDDGYSTKDSYSSRDYPSSRDTRDYAPPPRDYTYRDYGHSSSRDDYPSRGYSDRDGYGRDRDYSDHPSGGSYRDSYESYGNSRSAPPTRGPPPSYGGSSRYDDYSSSRDGYGGSRDSYSSSRSDLYSSGRDRVGRQERGLPPSMERGYPPPRDSYSSSSRGAPRGGGRGGSRSDRGGGRSRY; this is encoded by the exons ATGGTTGAAGCAGATCGCCCAGGGAAGCTCTTCATCGGTGGCCTCAATACAGAAACAAATGAGAAGGCCCTTGAAGCAGTATTTGGCAAATATGGACGAATAGTGGAAG TTCTCTTGATGAAAGATCGTGAAACCAACAAATCCAGAGGATTTGCTTTCGTCACCTTTGAAAGCCCAGCAGATGCTAAGGATGCAGCCAGAGACATGAATGGAAAG TCCTTAGATGGAAAAGCCATCAAAGTTGAACAAGCCACTAAACCGTCGTTTGAAAGTGGTAGACGTGGACCACCTCCACCTCCAAGAAGCAGAGGCCCTCCAAGAGGCCTTAgaggtggaagaggaggaagtggaggaacCAGGGGACCTCCTTCACGTGGAGGACACATGG ATGATGGTGGCTATTCCATGAATTTTAACATGAGTTCTTCCAGGGGACCACTCCCAGTAAAAAGAGGACCACCACCACGAAGTGGGGGTCCTCCTCCTAAACGATCTGCCCCTTCAGGACCAGTTCGCAGCAGCAGTGGAATGGGTGGAAGAG ctcCTGTATCACGTGGAAGAGATAGTTATGGAGGCCCGCCTCGAAGGGAACCCTTACCCTCTCGTAGAGATGTTTATTTGTCCCCAAGAGATGATGGATATTCTACTAAAGACAG CTATTCAAGTAGAGATTACCCAAGTTCTCGAGATACAAGAGATTATGCACCACCGCCAAGAGATTACACTTACCGTGATTATGGTCATTCCAGTTCACGTGATGACTATCCATCAAGAGGCTATAG TGATAGAGATGGCTATGGTCGTGATCGAGACTATTCAGATCATCCAAGTGGAGGTTCCTACAGAGATTCATATGAGAGTTATG GTAACTCACGTAGTGCTCCACCTACACGAGGGCCCCCGCCATCTTATGGTGGAAGCAGTCGCTATGATGATTACAGCAGCTCACGTGACGGATATGGTGGAAGTCGAGACAGTTACTCAAGCAGCCGAAGTGATCTCTACTCAAGTGGTCGTGATCGGGTTGGCAGACAAGAAAGAGGGCTTCCCCCTTCTATGGAAAGGGGGTACCCTCCTCCACGTGATTCCTACAGCAGTTCAAGCCGCGGAGCACCAAGAGGTGGTGGCCGTGGAGGAAGCCGATCTGATAGAGGGGGAGGCAGAAgcagatattaa